A single genomic interval of Hippoglossus stenolepis isolate QCI-W04-F060 chromosome 24, HSTE1.2, whole genome shotgun sequence harbors:
- the LOC118103657 gene encoding chromosome alignment-maintaining phosphoprotein 1: MSVIIHTRGEAGGGVAAHLHCSHCGHFSKSHAQQLSHMAASHPTCLDEEVVGRLGNILTYQSTARLFHCSVCFFTCRDFTKLYKHIISKHCMDDREAGGREKKMGDGGEEEDEKKMGDGGEEEAEAEEKMGDKGEEKKKKMGDEGEEEEKKMPEEGEEEALKRKRSSEEEGKDEDGAPRELESEKPDGEGEENILTYDGSIYRCLICGCKNKLKVVSVNHVMKKHDIPKAYASQAIRRDVVTLRQTVSSTPEEDEEAGMTGELLNEEMKATAKVVHFTSNRFVCLICGWKTKLKGFAISHVARCHDVERPYGCKDCSSSFFLPSRLQQHVRTAHRPGRYACPFCCFRSHYLGGFRRHCSRCNAREEGEVGGAARVGEHEEHEEQEEHEEGEEEGKKTRAGRKRRMTRKVIEEQEEDE, from the exons ATGTCCGTCATCATTCACACGCGTGGCGAGGCGGGAGGGGGCGTGGCCGCTCACCTGCACTGCTCCCACTGCGGCCACTTCTCCAAGAGCCACGCCCAGCAGCTGTCCCACATGGCGGCGTCCCACCCCACGTGCCTGGACGAGGAGGTGGTGGGTCGCCTCGGAAACATCCTGACGTACCAGAGCACCGCCCGCCTGTTCCACTGCTCCGTCTGCTTCTTCACCTGCAGGGACTTCACCAAGCTCTACAAGCACATCATCTCCAAACACTGCATGGACGACAGGGAGGCGGGGGGACGAGAGAAGAAGATGGgagatggaggtgaggaggaggacgagaagaAGATGGgagatggaggtgaggaggaggcggaggcggAGGAGAAGATGGGAGATAAaggtgaggagaagaagaagaagatgggagatgaaggtgaggaggaggagaagaagatgcCAGAGGAAGGCGAGGAGGAGGctctgaaaagaaagaggagcagtgaggaggaaggaaaggatGAGGATGGCGCCCCCCGGGAGTTGGAGTCAGAGAAACCTGACGGCGAGGGAGAGGAAAACATTCTGACGTACGACGGCAGCATTTACCGCTGCCTCATCTGCGGCTGCAAGAACAAGCTGAAAGTTGTGAGCGTCAACCACGTGATGAAGAAACACGACATCCCCAAAGCGTACGCCTCCCAGGCCATCAGGCGAGACGTGGTCACGCTCAGACAGACGGTGAGCAGCACGccagaggaggacgaggaggccGGGATGACCGGAGAGCTGCTGAACGAGGAGATGAAGGCCACGGCCAAGGTGGTGCACTTCACCTCCAACCGCTTCGTGTGCCTCATCTGTGGCTGGAAGACCAAACTGAAAG gtttCGCCATCAGTCACGTGGCGCGCTGCCACGACGTGGAGCGTCCGTACGGGTGTAAGGACTGCTCGAGCTCCTTCTTCCTGCCGAGTCGTCTGCAGCAGCACGTCAGGACGGCTCATCGGCCCGGACGCTACGCCTGCCCCTTCTGCTGCTTCAGGTCCCACTACCTGGGCGGCTTCAGGAGGCACTGCAGCCGCTGCAACGCccgggaggagggggaggtgggcgGGGCGGCAAGGGTGGGGGAGCACGAGGAGcacgaggagcaggaggagcacgaggagggagaggaggaggggaaaaagacCAGAGCGGGGAGGAAACGACGGATGACGAGGAAGGTGATagaagaacaggaggaggatgaatga
- the fbxo3 gene encoding F-box only protein 3 isoform X2, with amino-acid sequence MAASSPESPVVLVDELPSDPLLHVLSFLSFRDLIHCSYVSRRLNELSKHNPLWKSHCSKHWLLSDADRLQSGLSWFCLFKQNYRDLGRYIQFYPELKRAWEQLKSFLQQRCPRMIASLKEGATEVELNDIEAQIGCSLPHDYRCSYRIHNGQKLVIPGLMGSMSLSNHYRSEVLLDVETAAGGFQQRKGMRRCLPLTFCFHTGLSQYMALEPAEGRRMFESFYPCPDQTAQDPSAIDMFITGSCFVEWFTTYVHNVVTGEYPIIRDQIFRYVHDKNCVATTGDITVSVSTSFLPELSSVHPPHFFFTYRIRIEMSSSASPEAACQLDSRYWKITTSDGNVEEVQGPGVVGEFPVMTPGKVHEYASCTTFSTPSEYMEGHYTFHRLANKEEVFHVAIPRFHMVCPPFREPVHKPSTSFTPRLDDHDPDDEYCDGDGDDFGDLRGINMAALEGAWCPRHI; translated from the exons CTGCAGTTATGTCAGCAGGAGGCTGAACGAACTGTCCAAACACAACCCTCTGTGGAAGAGTCACTGCTCCAAGCACTGGCTGCTGTCAGA tgcgGACCGGCTGCAGAGTGGGCTGTCCTGGTTCTGTCTGTTCAAACAGAACTACAGAGACCTGGGTCGCTACATCCAGTTCTACCCGGAGCTGAAGAGAGCGTGGGAGCAGCTGAAGAGCTTCCTGCAGCAGAGGTGTCCACGAATGATCGCATCCCTCAaag AGGGCGCCACAGAGGTGGAGCTTAACGACATCGAGGCTCAGATTGGCTGCAGCCTTCCTCACGACTACCGCTGCTCGTACCGCATCCACAACGGACAGAAACTGGTCATCCCCGG GCTGATGGGCAGCATGTCTCTGTCCAACCACTACCGCTCGGAGGTCCTGCTGGACGTGGAGACGGCGGCGGGCGGTTTCCAGCAGAGGAAGGGGATGAGACGCTGCCTCCCGCTCACCTTCTGCTTCCACACCGGACTCAGTCAGTACATGGCGCTGGAGCCCGCCGAGGGACGCAGGATGTTCGAGAGCTTCTACCCCTGCCCC GACCAGACGGCTCAGGATCCCTCGGCCATCGACATGTTCATCACAG gttcCTGTTTCGTGGAGTGGTTCACAACCTACGTCCACAACGTGGTCACAGGAGAATATCCAATCATCAGAGACCAGATcttcag GTACGTGCACGATAAAAACTGCGTGGCGACCACTGGTGACATCACCGTCTCAGTTTCTACCTCTTTCCTGCCGGAACTTTCCTCCGTCCACCCGCCGCACTTCTTCTTCACCTACCGCATCAG GATCGAGATGTCGAGCAGCGCTTCGCCCGAAGCCGCCTGTCAGCTCGACAGCCGCTACTGGAAGATCACCACCTCCGACGGCAACGTGGAGGAAGTTCAGGGACCCGGCGTGGTCG gagAGTTTCCCGTCATGACGCCTGGAAAAGTCCATGAATACGCCAGCTGCACCACGTTCTCCACGCCATCAGAGTACATGGAGGGTCACTACACCTTCCACAGACTCG CCAATAAGGAAGAGGTTTTCCACGTGGCGATCCCTCGCTTCCACATGGTCTGCCCCCCCTTCAGGGAGCCTGTG CACAAACCGTCAACCAGCTTCACACCTCGCCTCGACGACCACGACCCTGACGACGAGTACTGCGACGGAGACGGCGACGACTTCGGTGACCTGAGAGGAATCAACATGGCTGCGCTGGAGGGGGCGTGGTGTCCCCGACACATCTGA
- the fbxo3 gene encoding F-box only protein 3 isoform X1, translating to MAASSPESPVVLVDELPSDPLLHVLSFLSFRDLIHCSYVSRRLNELSKHNPLWKSHCSKHWLLSDADRLQSGLSWFCLFKQNYRDLGRYIQFYPELKRAWEQLKSFLQQRCPRMIASLKEGATEVELNDIEAQIGCSLPHDYRCSYRIHNGQKLVIPGLMGSMSLSNHYRSEVLLDVETAAGGFQQRKGMRRCLPLTFCFHTGLSQYMALEPAEGRRMFESFYPCPDQTAQDPSAIDMFITGSCFVEWFTTYVHNVVTGEYPIIRDQIFRYVHDKNCVATTGDITVSVSTSFLPELSSVHPPHFFFTYRIRIEMSSSASPEAACQLDSRYWKITTSDGNVEEVQGPGVVGEFPVMTPGKVHEYASCTTFSTPSEYMEGHYTFHRLANKEEVFHVAIPRFHMVCPPFREPVVRTHKPSTSFTPRLDDHDPDDEYCDGDGDDFGDLRGINMAALEGAWCPRHI from the exons CTGCAGTTATGTCAGCAGGAGGCTGAACGAACTGTCCAAACACAACCCTCTGTGGAAGAGTCACTGCTCCAAGCACTGGCTGCTGTCAGA tgcgGACCGGCTGCAGAGTGGGCTGTCCTGGTTCTGTCTGTTCAAACAGAACTACAGAGACCTGGGTCGCTACATCCAGTTCTACCCGGAGCTGAAGAGAGCGTGGGAGCAGCTGAAGAGCTTCCTGCAGCAGAGGTGTCCACGAATGATCGCATCCCTCAaag AGGGCGCCACAGAGGTGGAGCTTAACGACATCGAGGCTCAGATTGGCTGCAGCCTTCCTCACGACTACCGCTGCTCGTACCGCATCCACAACGGACAGAAACTGGTCATCCCCGG GCTGATGGGCAGCATGTCTCTGTCCAACCACTACCGCTCGGAGGTCCTGCTGGACGTGGAGACGGCGGCGGGCGGTTTCCAGCAGAGGAAGGGGATGAGACGCTGCCTCCCGCTCACCTTCTGCTTCCACACCGGACTCAGTCAGTACATGGCGCTGGAGCCCGCCGAGGGACGCAGGATGTTCGAGAGCTTCTACCCCTGCCCC GACCAGACGGCTCAGGATCCCTCGGCCATCGACATGTTCATCACAG gttcCTGTTTCGTGGAGTGGTTCACAACCTACGTCCACAACGTGGTCACAGGAGAATATCCAATCATCAGAGACCAGATcttcag GTACGTGCACGATAAAAACTGCGTGGCGACCACTGGTGACATCACCGTCTCAGTTTCTACCTCTTTCCTGCCGGAACTTTCCTCCGTCCACCCGCCGCACTTCTTCTTCACCTACCGCATCAG GATCGAGATGTCGAGCAGCGCTTCGCCCGAAGCCGCCTGTCAGCTCGACAGCCGCTACTGGAAGATCACCACCTCCGACGGCAACGTGGAGGAAGTTCAGGGACCCGGCGTGGTCG gagAGTTTCCCGTCATGACGCCTGGAAAAGTCCATGAATACGCCAGCTGCACCACGTTCTCCACGCCATCAGAGTACATGGAGGGTCACTACACCTTCCACAGACTCG CCAATAAGGAAGAGGTTTTCCACGTGGCGATCCCTCGCTTCCACATGGTCTGCCCCCCCTTCAGGGAGCCTGTGGTACGAACG CACAAACCGTCAACCAGCTTCACACCTCGCCTCGACGACCACGACCCTGACGACGAGTACTGCGACGGAGACGGCGACGACTTCGGTGACCTGAGAGGAATCAACATGGCTGCGCTGGAGGGGGCGTGGTGTCCCCGACACATCTGA
- the fbxo3 gene encoding F-box only protein 3 isoform X3, with the protein MAASSPESPVVLVDELPSDPLLHVLSFLSFRDLIHCSYVSRRLNELSKHNPLWKSHCSKHWLLSDADRLQSGLSWFCLFKQNYRDLGRYIQFYPELKRAWEQLKSFLQQRCPRMIASLKEGATEVELNDIEAQIGCSLPHDYRCSYRIHNGQKLVIPGLMGSMSLSNHYRSEVLLDVETAAGGFQQRKGMRRCLPLTFCFHTGLSQYMALEPAEGRRMFESFYPCPDQTAQDPSAIDMFITGSCFVEWFTTYVHNVVTGEYPIIRDQIFRYVHDKNCVATTGDITVSVSTSFLPELSSVHPPHFFFTYRIRIEMSSSASPEAACQLDSRYWKITTSDGNVEEVQGPGVVGEFPVMTPGKVHEYASCTTFSTPSEYMEGHYTFHRLANKEEVFHVAIPRFHMVCPPFREPVFVVDDCFLLGCRPCSTNRQPASHLASTTTTLTTSTATETATTSVT; encoded by the exons CTGCAGTTATGTCAGCAGGAGGCTGAACGAACTGTCCAAACACAACCCTCTGTGGAAGAGTCACTGCTCCAAGCACTGGCTGCTGTCAGA tgcgGACCGGCTGCAGAGTGGGCTGTCCTGGTTCTGTCTGTTCAAACAGAACTACAGAGACCTGGGTCGCTACATCCAGTTCTACCCGGAGCTGAAGAGAGCGTGGGAGCAGCTGAAGAGCTTCCTGCAGCAGAGGTGTCCACGAATGATCGCATCCCTCAaag AGGGCGCCACAGAGGTGGAGCTTAACGACATCGAGGCTCAGATTGGCTGCAGCCTTCCTCACGACTACCGCTGCTCGTACCGCATCCACAACGGACAGAAACTGGTCATCCCCGG GCTGATGGGCAGCATGTCTCTGTCCAACCACTACCGCTCGGAGGTCCTGCTGGACGTGGAGACGGCGGCGGGCGGTTTCCAGCAGAGGAAGGGGATGAGACGCTGCCTCCCGCTCACCTTCTGCTTCCACACCGGACTCAGTCAGTACATGGCGCTGGAGCCCGCCGAGGGACGCAGGATGTTCGAGAGCTTCTACCCCTGCCCC GACCAGACGGCTCAGGATCCCTCGGCCATCGACATGTTCATCACAG gttcCTGTTTCGTGGAGTGGTTCACAACCTACGTCCACAACGTGGTCACAGGAGAATATCCAATCATCAGAGACCAGATcttcag GTACGTGCACGATAAAAACTGCGTGGCGACCACTGGTGACATCACCGTCTCAGTTTCTACCTCTTTCCTGCCGGAACTTTCCTCCGTCCACCCGCCGCACTTCTTCTTCACCTACCGCATCAG GATCGAGATGTCGAGCAGCGCTTCGCCCGAAGCCGCCTGTCAGCTCGACAGCCGCTACTGGAAGATCACCACCTCCGACGGCAACGTGGAGGAAGTTCAGGGACCCGGCGTGGTCG gagAGTTTCCCGTCATGACGCCTGGAAAAGTCCATGAATACGCCAGCTGCACCACGTTCTCCACGCCATCAGAGTACATGGAGGGTCACTACACCTTCCACAGACTCG CCAATAAGGAAGAGGTTTTCCACGTGGCGATCCCTCGCTTCCACATGGTCTGCCCCCCCTTCAGGGAGCCTGTG tttgttgtaGATGACTGTTTCCTGCTTGGGTGTCGTCCCTGCAGCACAAACCGTCAACCAGCTTCACACCTCGCCTCGACGACCACGACCCTGACGACGAGTACTGCGACGGAGACGGCGACGACTTCGGTGACCTGA